From Senegalia massiliensis, a single genomic window includes:
- a CDS encoding FMN-binding protein: MSKKKFLSLGLALLVSASLLAGCGSDDTEEEETSTGTEQEQEETKDGEEDSSGDTSYEDGVYFAQEDSFSEESGWKYVATIKVEDGKIVEAEWNGAHKDGGTDKVTRSESGEYGMVENGGAQAPWAEQAEKAEAYLIEKQDPTAIEYSNDEGATDAISGVSIKVKSFFDLAEKALSSDPVGEGQYKDGNYTAEEEDFSEESGWKYTTDITVINGYIVAADWDGLSKEEPKDDDGNIKTKDQVSADGEYGMVEKGGAQAPWVEQADKVEAYLIEKQDPTAIEYSNDEGATDAISGVSIKVKSFFELAEKALESAK, translated from the coding sequence ATGTCTAAAAAGAAATTTTTATCACTAGGTCTTGCATTATTAGTATCTGCTAGTTTATTAGCTGGATGTGGAAGTGATGATACAGAGGAAGAAGAAACTTCAACAGGTACAGAACAAGAGCAAGAAGAAACAAAAGATGGAGAAGAAGATTCATCAGGGGATACAAGTTATGAAGATGGTGTTTACTTTGCTCAAGAAGATAGTTTTTCTGAGGAAAGTGGCTGGAAATATGTTGCTACAATAAAAGTTGAAGATGGAAAAATAGTAGAAGCTGAGTGGAATGGAGCACATAAAGATGGTGGAACTGACAAAGTAACTAGATCAGAATCTGGTGAATATGGAATGGTAGAGAATGGTGGAGCACAAGCGCCATGGGCTGAACAAGCTGAGAAAGCTGAAGCGTACTTAATAGAAAAACAAGATCCAACAGCTATAGAGTATTCAAATGATGAAGGAGCAACTGATGCAATATCAGGAGTATCAATTAAAGTTAAATCTTTCTTTGATCTTGCAGAAAAAGCTTTAAGTAGTGATCCAGTTGGCGAAGGACAATATAAAGATGGAAACTATACAGCTGAAGAAGAAGATTTCAGTGAAGAAAGTGGTTGGAAATACACAACAGATATTACAGTAATAAATGGATATATAGTTGCAGCTGATTGGGATGGTTTAAGCAAAGAAGAGCCTAAAGATGACGATGGAAACATCAAAACAAAAGACCAAGTATCAGCAGACGGTGAATATGGAATGGTTGAAAAAGGTGGAGCACAAGCACCATGGGTTGAGCAAGCAGATAAAGTTGAAGCGTACTTAATAGAAAAACAAGATCCAACAGCTATAGAATATTCAAATGATGAAGGAGCAACTGATGCAATATCAGGAGTATCAATCAAAGTTAAATCTTTCTTTGAACTAGCTGAAAAAGCATTAGAAAGTGCAAAATAA
- a CDS encoding helix-turn-helix transcriptional regulator, translating to MTTGEKIKSLRKELKLTQSELAGKEMTKSMLSQIENNNAMPSMKNLKHLANKLGKPISYFLDENTLNENIPIEKIKSKIKIADEYMTNRESEKVIEVLDDILNNYDINKNSKLYADILYKNGASQVNLMNFEVSDKYLKKAVEIYKQHNLYSYAAKAYMEFFGRYWNEQNYDKCLKILSEAYELYMNSTTEDITFHLEYLSNKSLILSSMGKINESFKPIDDAINLSKETNVYYNTGELYRLKGNLNRVIENYENVLYYFEKAKLFAQFTDNELDLAILEFNFSVYYTDINEPIKALEYLKRAREMFKNTPHYPNHLFHNQLAIVYYMLEEYQKAYDEIRKTTFRNLLFHKADYVNMWLGKVYEGMILSKLGNINQAIESINKGIEMMSKVGISKYLSFAYKELSNIYSEIDDYKNAFKSLKKSEQILKELNGNPF from the coding sequence ATGACTACTGGAGAAAAGATTAAATCATTGAGAAAAGAATTAAAACTCACACAATCCGAACTTGCTGGTAAGGAAATGACTAAAAGTATGTTAAGTCAAATAGAAAATAATAATGCAATGCCATCAATGAAAAATTTAAAGCATCTTGCTAATAAATTAGGTAAACCAATTTCATATTTTTTAGATGAGAATACTTTAAACGAAAACATACCAATAGAAAAAATTAAATCTAAAATAAAAATAGCTGATGAATATATGACAAACAGAGAAAGTGAAAAAGTTATAGAAGTATTAGATGATATTTTAAATAATTATGATATAAATAAAAATAGTAAATTATATGCAGATATTTTATATAAAAATGGAGCAAGTCAAGTAAATTTAATGAATTTTGAAGTATCAGACAAGTACTTAAAAAAAGCAGTGGAAATATATAAACAACATAATTTATATTCTTATGCTGCTAAAGCTTATATGGAATTTTTTGGACGTTATTGGAACGAACAAAATTATGATAAATGCTTAAAAATATTATCTGAAGCTTATGAGTTATATATGAATTCTACTACAGAAGATATTACTTTTCATTTAGAATATCTGTCTAATAAATCTTTGATATTATCTTCTATGGGTAAAATAAATGAATCTTTTAAACCTATTGATGATGCAATAAATTTATCCAAAGAAACTAATGTATATTATAATACAGGTGAATTATATAGACTAAAAGGCAATTTAAATAGAGTAATAGAAAATTATGAAAATGTATTATATTATTTTGAAAAAGCAAAATTATTTGCTCAATTTACTGATAATGAATTAGATTTAGCTATATTAGAATTTAACTTTAGTGTTTATTATACAGATATCAATGAACCTATAAAAGCCTTAGAATATTTAAAAAGAGCTAGAGAAATGTTTAAAAATACTCCTCACTATCCCAATCATCTATTTCATAATCAATTAGCAATTGTATATTATATGCTAGAAGAATACCAAAAAGCTTATGATGAGATTCGTAAAACCACTTTCCGAAATTTACTCTTTCATAAAGCAGATTATGTAAATATGTGGTTAGGAAAGGTTTATGAAGGCATGATATTATCTAAACTTGGTAATATAAACCAAGCAATTGAATCAATTAATAAAGGAATAGAAATGATGAGTAAAGTGGGAATTTCTAAATATTTATCTTTTGCATACAAAGAATTAAGTAATATATATTCTGAAATTGATGATTATAAAAATGCATTTAAGTCTTTAAAGAAATCAGAACAAATACTGAAAGAATTAAATGGAAACCCTTTCTAA